A stretch of the Aphis gossypii isolate Hap1 chromosome 2, ASM2018417v2, whole genome shotgun sequence genome encodes the following:
- the LOC114129076 gene encoding RAC serine/threonine-protein kinase, with product MADVLQSICNPLPLSSSQSSIVKEGWLFKRGEHIKNWRSRYFILFADGSLMGYRNKPEGPMTEPLNNFTVKRCQIMSVDRPKPYTFTIRGLQWTTVIERTFHVSSDKEREEWMTAIKGVSERLSDVDEVEMEGVSHSTSMSSTMSGPSSDDFSAKFSVQGTSSSKSTGKRKVTLENFEFLKVLGKGTFGKVILCREKATGHLYAIKILKKEVIIQKDEVAHTLTENRVLRTTSHPFLISLKYSFQTADRLCFVMEYVNGGELFFHLSRERVFTEDRTRFYGAEIISALGYLHSQGIIYRDLKLENLLLDKDGHIKIADFGLCKEDITYGSTTKTFCGTPEYLAPEVLEDLDYGRAVDWWGIGVVMYEMMCGRLPFYNKDHDKLFTLILMESVRFPRGLSAAAKSLLTGLLIKDPKKRLGGGPDDAQEIMSHVFFSSINWLDLEQKKIPPPFQPQVSSDTDTRYFDSEFTGESVELTPPDLSSHHLNSIAEEMEQSQPYFPQFSYQDLAGSISISASSCFSHT from the exons ATGGCCGATGTACTGCAGTCCATTTGCAACCCGTTGCCACTGTCATCCAGCCAGTCCTCGATTGTCAAAGAAGGATGGCTGTTTAAACGAG GTGAACACATAAAAAACTGGAGGTCtaggtattttatactgtttgCCGATGGTTCACTCATGGGCTATAGAAACAAACCTGAAGGTCCAATGACTGAACCTCTTAACAATTTCACCGTAAAGAGATGtcaaataatgagtgttgatCGTCCCAAACCATATACATTCACAATTCGAGGATTGCAATGGACCACCGTTATTGAACGAACATTTCACGTGTCTTCTGATAAAGAAag agAAGAATGGATGACTGCTATTAAAGGTGTATCAGAACGTTTGTCTGATGTTGATGAAGTTGAAATGGAAGGCGTATCTCATTCGACTAGCATGTCAAGCACAATGTCAGGACCCAGTTCAGATGACTTCAGTGCCAAATTCTCTGTTCAAGGAACTTCTTCAAGTAAATCCACTGGAAAACGAAAAGTG acTCTTGAGAATTTTGAGTTTCTTAAAGTACTTGGAAAAGGTACATTTGGAAAAGTGATTTTATGCCGAGAAAAGGCAACAGGTCATTTATATGCTatcaaaattcttaaaaaagaaGTCATCATCCAAAAAGATGAAGTTGCTCATACACTAACTGAAAACAGGGTTCTCCGCACTACTAGTCATCCTTttctaatt tcattGAAATACTCATTTCAAACTGCAGATAGATTATGTTTTGTCATGGAATATGTAAATGGCGGAGAACTATTCTTCCATTTGTCCCGAGAACGTGTGTTCACAGAAGATAGAACTCGTTTTTATGGAGCTGAAATTATTTCTGCTTTGGGTTACTTACATTCCCAAGGAATTATTTATAgggatttaaaa cttGAAAATTTACTACTAGATAAAGATGGCCACATTAAAATAGCTGACTTTGGATTGTGCAAAGAAGATATCACCTATGGGTCAACAACCAAAACATTCTGTGGAACACCTGAATACTTGGCTCCAGAAGTGTTAGAAGATTTAGATTATGGACGAGCTGTTGATTGGTGGGGAATAGGAGTAGTCATGTATGAAATGATGTGTGGAAGATTACCATTTTATAACAAAGATCATGACAAATTGTTCACTCTCATTTTAATGGAATCT gtACGATTTCCGAGAGGTCTTTCTGCTGCTGCAAAAAGTTTGCTAACTGGTCTTTTAATCAAAGATCCCAAAAAACGATTGGGTGGTGGTCCTGATGATGCCCAAGAAATCATGAGCCATGTTTTCTTTAGTAGTATTAATTGGTTGGATTTGGAACaaaaaaag ATTCCTCCTCCATTCCAACCTCAAGTATCATCAGACACAGACACACGATATTTTGACTCAGAATTTACTGGAGAATCTGTTGAACTTACTCCACCTGACCTATCATCGCATCACCTCAACAGCATTGCAGAAGAAATGGAACAGTCACAACCATACTTCCCACAATTCAGCTACCAAGACTTAGCTGGATCAATATCAATAAGTGCCAGTTCGTGTTTCAGTCATacgtga